One region of Corynebacterium capitovis DSM 44611 genomic DNA includes:
- a CDS encoding aspartate carbamoyltransferase catalytic subunit translates to MKHLIDINDLTAEDISGLMDEADRFREALEGREIKKLPTLRGRTIFTLFYENSTRTRASFETAGKWMSADVINISASSSSVQKGESLKDTASTLAALGADAIIMRHPSSGAPRLLSRWLPDVSIVNAGDGLHQHPTQALLDAVTIRQKLGEVAGRRVLIVGDILHSRVARSNVDLLSKLGVEVVLIAPPTLLPLGVDSWPARVGDSFDAELPEADVVMMLRVQAERMNGGFFPSSREYAALYGLSAHRAARMKAGALVMHPGPMLRGMEINFEVADGTNTAVLQQVSNGVYTRMAVLFTLLAGEEH, encoded by the coding sequence GTGAAACACCTTATCGATATCAATGACCTCACCGCCGAGGACATCTCGGGCCTTATGGATGAAGCGGACCGCTTCCGCGAAGCGCTCGAGGGCAGGGAGATTAAGAAACTCCCCACGCTGCGCGGGCGAACGATCTTCACCCTCTTCTACGAAAATTCGACGCGAACTCGTGCCTCCTTCGAGACGGCTGGCAAGTGGATGAGCGCCGACGTGATCAACATTTCGGCGTCCTCGTCCAGCGTGCAAAAGGGCGAATCTCTGAAAGACACCGCGTCGACTCTCGCTGCGCTCGGTGCCGACGCGATTATTATGCGCCATCCCTCCTCCGGCGCCCCGCGGCTGCTGAGCCGATGGCTTCCCGACGTGTCCATCGTCAACGCAGGCGACGGCCTTCACCAGCACCCGACGCAAGCGCTTCTTGACGCCGTCACGATCCGCCAAAAGCTCGGAGAAGTAGCGGGGCGCCGCGTCCTCATCGTCGGCGACATCCTCCACTCCCGGGTGGCGCGTTCAAACGTGGACCTGCTCTCGAAACTCGGTGTCGAGGTCGTTCTCATCGCGCCTCCCACGCTCCTCCCGCTCGGGGTCGACTCTTGGCCCGCGCGCGTGGGTGACAGCTTCGACGCGGAGCTGCCGGAGGCTGACGTGGTGATGATGCTGCGCGTTCAAGCCGAGCGGATGAACGGCGGGTTCTTCCCCTCCAGCCGGGAGTATGCAGCCCTTTACGGGTTGAGCGCCCACCGCGCCGCGCGGATGAAAGCCGGCGCCCTCGTCATGCACCCCGGTCCGATGCTGCGGGGGATGGAAATCAACTTCGAGGTCGCAGACGGGACGAATACGGCCGTCCTGCAACAAGTCTCAAATGGCGTGTACACCCGCATGGCGGTTTTGTTCACGCTGCTGGCGGGAGAGGAGCACTAG
- the carB gene encoding carbamoyl-phosphate synthase large subunit has protein sequence MKRADINHVLVIGSGPIVIGQACEFDYSGTQACRVLKEEGLRVTLINSNPATIMTDPEFADHTYVEPIEPDYIDRILSREAEQGTPVDAILATLGGQTALNAAIQLDRRGILEKHGVELIGANIEAIERGEDRQKFKDIVAKIGGESARSRVCHTMDEVHDTVAELGLPVVVRPSFTMGGLGSGLAFSMEDLDRIAGGGLEASPEANVLIEESILGWKEFELELMRDGDDNVVVIASIENVDALGVHTGDSVTVAPALTLTDREYQTMRDQGIAIIREVGVDTGGCNIQFAVNPVDGRIITIEMNPRVSRSSALASKATGFPIAKIASKLAIGYTLDEITNDITGVTPAAFEPTLDYVIVKMPRFAFEKFPGSDETLGTSMKAVGEAMGIGRTYIQGLNKVMRSMEDKPNGFWTRPDSSFAAGRESDVDAVLRDLTTPTDKRMYDVELALRLGASVDEVHEASGIDPWFLAELADLVEFRAALADAPVLDADLLREAKVYGLSDAQIAALRPELAGEDGVRSLRWSLDIHPVYKTVDTCAGEFEAQTPYHYSAYEFDPNAESEIAVTGREKVIILGSGPNRIGQGIEFDYSCVHAALELSRVGYETVMVNCNPETVSTDYDTADRLYFEPLTFEDVMEVYRAESASGTVAGVIVQLGGQTPLGLAQKLADAGVPIVGTSPKAIDLAEDRGAFGTVLEAAGLPAPAFGTAISFPEAREVAERIGYPVLVRPSYVLGGRGMEIVYDEASLEDYINRATELSPDHPVLVDRFLDSAIEIDVDVLCDGTEVYLGGVMEHIEEAGIHSGDSACALPPMTIGPGDVEKVRRSAEALAHGIGVRGLMNVQFALKDDTLYVIEANPRASRTVPFVSKATGVHLAKAASRIMMGATLAELKDEGLIPTTYDGGSLPLDHPIAVKEAVLPFTRFRTPAGEVLDTILGPEMKSTGEVMGLAPSFGQAYAKAEAAAFGALPTGGTVFVSVANRDKRSLILPIHRLYTMGFDILASAGTASMLRRNGIECEVALKASEVRDGATGVSIVQRIKEGDVDLILNTPAGSSGARHDGYEIRAAAAASGVPLITTVQGATAAVQAIEAYRAPDTAAISVLSLQELDHAVGDH, from the coding sequence ATGAAAAGAGCAGACATCAACCACGTCCTGGTTATCGGCTCCGGCCCCATCGTCATCGGCCAAGCCTGCGAGTTCGACTACTCGGGCACCCAGGCGTGCCGCGTGCTCAAGGAGGAGGGCCTGCGCGTCACCCTGATTAACTCCAACCCCGCGACCATCATGACGGACCCGGAGTTCGCCGACCACACCTACGTCGAACCGATCGAGCCCGATTACATCGACCGAATCCTCAGCCGCGAGGCGGAGCAGGGCACGCCTGTCGACGCAATCCTGGCTACCCTCGGCGGGCAAACGGCCCTGAACGCGGCGATCCAGCTAGATCGCCGGGGCATCCTAGAAAAGCACGGCGTGGAGCTCATCGGCGCGAACATCGAGGCGATCGAGCGCGGCGAGGACCGCCAGAAGTTCAAGGACATCGTGGCCAAGATCGGCGGGGAATCCGCCCGCTCGCGGGTCTGCCACACGATGGACGAGGTCCACGACACCGTCGCCGAGCTGGGCCTGCCGGTGGTCGTGCGCCCGTCGTTCACCATGGGCGGGCTCGGCTCTGGCCTCGCCTTTAGCATGGAGGACCTCGACCGCATCGCCGGCGGTGGCTTGGAGGCCTCGCCCGAGGCAAACGTCTTAATCGAAGAGTCGATCCTGGGCTGGAAAGAGTTCGAACTCGAGCTTATGCGCGACGGCGATGACAACGTCGTGGTCATCGCCTCGATCGAAAACGTCGATGCGCTCGGCGTCCACACCGGCGACTCGGTAACAGTGGCACCCGCCTTGACGCTCACGGACCGCGAGTACCAGACCATGCGCGACCAGGGCATCGCGATTATCCGTGAGGTCGGTGTGGACACCGGCGGATGCAACATCCAGTTCGCCGTCAACCCCGTCGACGGTCGCATCATCACGATCGAGATGAACCCGCGCGTGTCTCGCTCCTCGGCGCTGGCGTCGAAGGCGACCGGCTTCCCGATTGCCAAGATCGCCTCCAAGCTGGCGATCGGCTACACTCTCGATGAAATCACCAACGACATCACCGGGGTGACCCCTGCCGCCTTCGAGCCGACGCTTGACTACGTGATCGTGAAGATGCCGCGCTTCGCCTTCGAGAAGTTCCCGGGCTCCGATGAGACGCTGGGCACCTCCATGAAGGCCGTCGGCGAGGCGATGGGCATTGGGCGAACCTACATTCAGGGTTTGAATAAGGTCATGCGTTCGATGGAGGACAAGCCGAACGGCTTCTGGACCCGCCCCGATTCCTCTTTCGCCGCAGGACGCGAGTCGGACGTGGACGCTGTCCTCCGCGACCTCACCACGCCCACAGATAAGCGCATGTACGACGTTGAGCTCGCCCTCCGCCTCGGGGCCAGCGTCGATGAGGTTCACGAGGCCTCCGGCATCGACCCGTGGTTCCTCGCCGAGTTGGCAGACCTCGTCGAGTTTCGGGCCGCGCTTGCCGACGCCCCCGTCTTGGACGCAGACCTCCTCCGCGAGGCCAAGGTGTATGGCCTATCGGACGCCCAGATCGCGGCCCTGCGCCCGGAGCTCGCGGGGGAGGACGGAGTCCGCTCGCTGCGCTGGTCGCTGGATATTCACCCGGTGTACAAGACAGTGGACACGTGCGCGGGTGAGTTTGAGGCACAAACCCCGTACCACTATTCGGCCTACGAGTTCGACCCCAACGCGGAAAGCGAGATCGCGGTCACCGGCCGGGAGAAGGTCATCATCCTCGGTTCGGGCCCGAACCGCATCGGCCAGGGCATCGAGTTCGATTACTCCTGCGTGCACGCGGCATTGGAACTGTCGCGCGTGGGCTATGAAACCGTGATGGTCAACTGCAATCCGGAGACGGTATCCACCGACTACGACACCGCCGATCGTCTTTATTTCGAGCCACTGACTTTCGAAGACGTGATGGAGGTGTACCGCGCGGAGTCGGCGTCAGGCACCGTCGCCGGTGTCATTGTTCAGCTAGGTGGCCAAACCCCGCTCGGTCTTGCTCAGAAGCTTGCCGACGCCGGCGTACCCATCGTCGGCACGAGCCCCAAAGCCATCGACCTAGCGGAGGACCGCGGAGCTTTCGGCACCGTGCTCGAGGCCGCCGGTCTCCCGGCCCCCGCTTTCGGCACAGCCATTTCCTTCCCTGAGGCGCGTGAGGTGGCCGAGCGAATCGGGTACCCCGTGCTGGTCCGACCCTCCTACGTCCTTGGCGGGCGGGGTATGGAAATCGTCTACGACGAGGCGAGCCTGGAAGATTACATCAACAGGGCCACCGAACTGTCCCCGGACCACCCCGTTTTGGTCGACCGATTCCTGGATTCGGCCATCGAGATCGACGTCGACGTGCTGTGCGACGGGACGGAGGTCTACCTTGGCGGCGTGATGGAGCACATCGAGGAAGCCGGAATCCACTCCGGTGACTCGGCGTGTGCCTTGCCGCCGATGACCATCGGCCCGGGTGACGTCGAAAAGGTGCGCCGCTCCGCGGAGGCGCTGGCCCACGGCATCGGCGTGCGCGGCTTGATGAACGTGCAGTTCGCGTTGAAAGACGACACGCTCTACGTCATCGAGGCCAACCCACGGGCGTCGCGCACGGTCCCCTTCGTGTCCAAGGCGACCGGAGTCCACCTGGCCAAGGCGGCCTCGCGCATCATGATGGGCGCGACTCTCGCGGAGCTGAAGGACGAGGGGCTCATCCCGACCACCTACGACGGCGGCTCGTTGCCTCTCGATCACCCGATCGCGGTGAAGGAGGCGGTCCTGCCCTTTACCCGCTTCCGCACCCCGGCGGGAGAGGTGCTTGATACCATTCTCGGCCCCGAGATGAAGTCCACAGGCGAGGTCATGGGCTTGGCGCCGTCGTTTGGCCAGGCGTACGCCAAGGCAGAGGCGGCTGCATTCGGGGCGTTGCCGACAGGAGGGACGGTGTTCGTTTCAGTCGCCAACAGGGACAAGCGCTCGCTGATCCTTCCGATCCATCGCCTCTACACCATGGGCTTTGACATTCTTGCCTCGGCGGGCACGGCCTCGATGCTGCGCCGCAACGGCATCGAGTGTGAGGTCGCGTTGAAGGCGTCTGAGGTGCGCGACGGGGCCACAGGGGTGTCTATCGTCCAACGCATCAAGGAGGGCGACGTTGACCTCATCCTCAACACACCCGCCGGGTCCTCGGGTGCTCGCCACGACGGCTATGAGATTCGCGCTGCCGCAGCAGCCAGCGGGGTCCCGCTCATCACCACGGTCCAGGGAGCGACCGCAGCTGTGCAGGCTATTGAGGCCTACCGCGCGCCCGATACAGCGGCGATCAGCGTGCTCAGCCTCCAGGAACTCGATCACGCGGTGGGGGACCACTAG
- a CDS encoding YbjN domain-containing protein yields the protein MTVDEKRDNLAPADIEAVAGILREEGLEYRLEEGVLRTGFVNAAIVCARDGDSLIFEAIWRGAIPRDLAATAMFACNEYNQTHFAPTLRFFERGDEHLAVSAVRALNVTHGASFNQLGSFVVSSIQATLEAFDFLAATFPTLITWEDPHDEH from the coding sequence GTGACAGTAGACGAGAAGCGCGACAACCTCGCGCCCGCGGACATCGAAGCGGTTGCCGGAATCCTCCGCGAGGAGGGCCTGGAATACCGGCTAGAAGAAGGGGTGCTTCGCACCGGGTTTGTCAACGCAGCAATTGTGTGCGCCCGCGACGGCGATTCCCTCATTTTCGAGGCGATCTGGCGAGGTGCGATTCCCCGTGACCTCGCCGCGACGGCCATGTTCGCGTGCAACGAGTACAACCAGACGCACTTCGCGCCCACCCTGCGCTTCTTCGAGCGGGGTGACGAGCACCTCGCCGTAAGCGCTGTGCGCGCCCTGAATGTAACCCACGGCGCGTCTTTCAACCAGCTGGGCTCGTTTGTGGTCAGCTCTATTCAGGCAACGTTGGAGGCCTTCGACTTCCTTGCCGCCACTTTCCCCACCCTGATCACATGGGAGGATCCGCACGATGAGCACTAA
- a CDS encoding dihydroorotase — protein MSTFGLSNVRPYGGDEVNVLIQDGIIAALGADVDARSADNGYDAEGKVLLPGLVDMHVHLREPGREDTETIASGSDAAARGGFTAVFTMANTNPVIDQPILADAVWNKGQTYGACDVYPVGSITKGLAGTQLSEIGLMSQSHVRMFSDDGRCVVDPQLMRRAIEYASAHGVVIAQHAEDHRMTEGASAHEGDVAARLGLRGWPRVAEESIVARDVLLTRDYGGRLHICHASTEGTVELLRWAKAQGISVTAEVTPHHLLLTDEVLESYDGVFRVNPPLRESRDARALRDALLDGTVDVVATDHAPHGSEDKCVEFEHAKPGMLGLETSLAVVAKVFVESGLADWRFVAKVMSERPAEILGLQDQGRPLAVGEPANLAIVDPRAPWTVRGNDLASKASNTPFEGSDFSARVALTMLRGTVTHLLEN, from the coding sequence GTGTCCACATTCGGTCTTTCAAACGTCCGGCCCTACGGCGGAGACGAAGTTAACGTACTCATTCAGGACGGGATCATCGCCGCGCTGGGTGCAGACGTCGACGCCCGCAGCGCGGACAACGGTTACGATGCCGAGGGCAAGGTGCTTTTGCCGGGTCTTGTTGACATGCACGTGCATTTGCGTGAGCCCGGGAGGGAAGACACCGAGACCATCGCGAGTGGCTCTGACGCTGCCGCGCGTGGTGGCTTCACCGCCGTCTTCACGATGGCAAACACCAACCCGGTAATCGATCAGCCCATTCTCGCCGACGCGGTCTGGAACAAGGGGCAGACGTACGGCGCGTGCGACGTGTACCCGGTCGGTTCGATTACAAAGGGCCTCGCGGGGACGCAGCTGTCGGAAATCGGCCTCATGAGCCAATCCCATGTGCGTATGTTCTCCGACGACGGGCGCTGCGTGGTGGATCCGCAACTCATGCGCCGGGCCATTGAGTATGCCTCGGCCCACGGTGTTGTCATCGCTCAGCACGCGGAGGACCACCGGATGACCGAGGGGGCGTCCGCTCACGAGGGAGACGTTGCCGCGCGGCTGGGCCTGCGCGGATGGCCACGCGTCGCCGAAGAGTCGATCGTCGCCCGCGACGTGCTGCTCACCCGAGACTACGGCGGCCGCCTGCACATCTGCCATGCCTCCACCGAGGGCACGGTCGAGCTGCTGCGCTGGGCGAAGGCGCAGGGCATCTCCGTCACCGCCGAGGTCACCCCCCACCACCTCCTTCTCACGGATGAAGTGTTGGAGAGCTACGACGGCGTCTTCCGCGTGAACCCGCCCCTCCGCGAGTCCCGCGACGCCCGTGCGTTGCGCGACGCACTTCTCGACGGCACCGTCGACGTCGTCGCCACAGATCATGCGCCTCACGGTTCGGAGGATAAGTGCGTGGAATTCGAGCACGCCAAGCCGGGCATGCTCGGGTTGGAGACCTCGCTGGCGGTGGTTGCCAAGGTCTTCGTTGAATCCGGGTTGGCAGACTGGCGTTTCGTGGCGAAGGTCATGAGCGAACGGCCTGCTGAGATTCTCGGGCTACAGGACCAGGGCCGCCCCCTTGCAGTGGGGGAACCGGCAAATCTCGCCATTGTCGACCCGCGCGCCCCATGGACCGTGCGCGGCAACGACCTCGCCTCCAAGGCGTCGAACACCCCCTTTGAGGGATCCGATTTTTCAGCTCGCGTAGCCCTGACGATGCTGCGTGGCACCGTGACCCACCTCCTCGAGAACTAA
- the carA gene encoding glutamine-hydrolyzing carbamoyl-phosphate synthase small subunit, with amino-acid sequence MTNKKTPAVLVLGDGTTFPGYAFGAEGEVLGEAVFTTAMTGYQETMTDPSYHRQIVVMTAPQIGNTGWNDEDDESRNKQIWVAGLVIRDLAKRVSSWRADRSLEEEMANQGIIGIRGVDTRTVVRHLRSRGSIAAGLFSGEAARDDVDTLVAKVNAQPDMAGADLAGEVTTAQPYTVEPRGEKGFTVVAYDMGIKTATPRHFADRGIETIVVPANTPFEKVAEYKPDGVFISNGPGDPATADEMVAATREVIRHEIPLFGICFGNQILGRALGMETYKLKFGHRGVNVPVKNHLTGKIDITSQNHGFALKGKAGETFDTEFGPAVVTHTCLNDDVVEGVALENGMAYSVQYHPESAAGPHDANPLFEQFIELMTTHSPNNK; translated from the coding sequence ATGACGAATAAGAAGACCCCCGCCGTCCTCGTTCTCGGTGACGGAACCACCTTCCCCGGTTACGCCTTCGGTGCCGAGGGAGAGGTGCTGGGAGAGGCGGTGTTTACCACCGCGATGACCGGCTACCAGGAGACGATGACCGACCCGTCCTACCACCGCCAGATTGTGGTCATGACAGCCCCGCAGATCGGCAACACCGGGTGGAATGATGAGGACGACGAGTCCCGCAACAAGCAGATCTGGGTGGCTGGCCTAGTCATCCGCGACCTAGCAAAGCGCGTGTCCAGCTGGCGTGCCGACCGCAGCCTGGAAGAAGAGATGGCCAACCAGGGCATCATCGGTATCCGGGGTGTGGATACGCGCACCGTCGTTCGTCACCTCCGCTCGCGCGGTTCGATTGCGGCCGGTCTCTTCTCTGGAGAGGCGGCGCGTGACGACGTCGACACGCTAGTTGCAAAGGTGAACGCGCAACCGGATATGGCTGGTGCGGACCTCGCCGGTGAGGTCACTACCGCGCAGCCCTATACGGTTGAGCCGCGCGGGGAGAAGGGGTTCACCGTGGTCGCCTACGACATGGGGATCAAAACCGCCACCCCGCGCCACTTCGCCGACCGGGGCATTGAGACCATCGTGGTGCCCGCGAATACGCCGTTCGAGAAGGTGGCGGAGTACAAACCCGACGGCGTGTTCATCTCGAATGGGCCGGGCGACCCGGCGACGGCTGATGAGATGGTGGCCGCCACACGCGAGGTGATCAGGCACGAAATTCCGCTGTTTGGCATCTGCTTCGGCAACCAGATCCTGGGTCGCGCGCTCGGCATGGAAACGTACAAACTGAAATTCGGGCACCGCGGTGTCAACGTGCCGGTGAAGAACCACCTCACTGGCAAGATCGACATCACCAGCCAGAACCACGGGTTCGCTCTAAAAGGCAAGGCGGGTGAGACGTTCGACACCGAATTCGGTCCCGCTGTTGTGACCCACACCTGCCTCAACGACGACGTCGTCGAAGGCGTGGCATTGGAAAACGGGATGGCTTATTCAGTGCAATACCACCCGGAGTCCGCGGCAGGTCCGCACGACGCAAACCCGCTCTTTGAACAGTTCATCGAGCTCATGACCACGCACAGCCCGAACAACAAGTAA
- a CDS encoding ATP-binding cassette domain-containing protein, which translates to MAIIELRDISKSYGSFQALQGINLSINEGEVTCVLGDNGAGKSTLIKVLSGLHEPTSGQILVDGSAVRFSSPRDAIARGIATVHQNLAIVNEMSVWRNFFLGQEITGPLGTLKAESMRRICGEQLREMGISIPDVDVEAGTLSGGQRQVVAIARAVYFGARVLILDEPTAALGVKQSGVVLRFVAAARDRGVGVVLITHNPHHAYLVGDHFTILKLGRQELDVPRREVSLDNLTLRMAGGGELEELSHELRREP; encoded by the coding sequence ATGGCAATCATTGAACTGCGGGACATTTCCAAGTCCTACGGCAGCTTCCAGGCGCTTCAGGGCATCAACCTCAGCATTAACGAGGGCGAGGTGACGTGTGTGCTAGGTGACAATGGAGCGGGCAAGTCAACCCTGATCAAGGTCCTGTCGGGCCTGCACGAGCCGACGAGCGGACAGATTCTTGTCGACGGCAGCGCCGTCCGCTTCTCCAGCCCCCGCGACGCGATCGCGCGCGGGATTGCAACCGTGCACCAAAATTTGGCCATCGTCAACGAGATGAGCGTGTGGCGTAACTTCTTCCTCGGCCAGGAAATCACCGGGCCGCTGGGAACGCTCAAGGCAGAGTCGATGCGCAGGATCTGCGGCGAGCAGCTTCGAGAAATGGGTATCTCCATCCCCGACGTTGACGTCGAGGCGGGCACCCTGTCCGGTGGCCAGCGCCAGGTTGTGGCCATCGCTCGCGCCGTGTACTTCGGGGCGCGGGTGCTCATTCTCGACGAACCCACCGCAGCATTGGGGGTCAAGCAGTCCGGCGTGGTCCTGCGTTTTGTCGCGGCGGCACGCGACAGAGGGGTGGGAGTGGTGCTTATTACCCACAATCCCCATCACGCATACTTGGTGGGGGACCACTTCACCATCCTCAAGCTAGGCCGTCAAGAGCTCGATGTTCCCCGCAGGGAGGTATCGCTGGACAACCTCACGCTGCGCATGGCCGGCGGCGGCGAGCTTGAGGAGCTCAGCCACGAGCTGCGGCGGGAACCCTAG
- the pyrR gene encoding bifunctional pyr operon transcriptional regulator/uracil phosphoribosyltransferase PyrR produces MSEVGNVATGQAVELLSARDVARTIARIAHQIIEKTALDSEGAPRVILLGIPSGGVPLAQRIATAIEQFSGVQVPTGSLDITLYRDDLRVGPHRALLPTRIPADITGSVVILVDDVLYSGRTIRAALDSLRDIGRPQAIQLAVLVDRGHRELPIRADYVGKNIPTAKGEDVVVTLAPIDATDAVSLTRQETGA; encoded by the coding sequence ATGAGTGAAGTTGGAAACGTGGCAACGGGGCAGGCAGTAGAGCTGCTGTCCGCCCGGGATGTCGCGCGCACAATCGCACGCATCGCGCACCAAATTATTGAAAAGACGGCGTTGGATTCGGAAGGCGCTCCCCGCGTCATTCTTCTGGGCATCCCCTCGGGGGGAGTCCCTCTGGCTCAGCGCATCGCCACGGCCATCGAGCAGTTTTCCGGGGTTCAGGTACCGACGGGCAGCCTCGATATCACCCTCTACCGTGACGATTTGCGGGTCGGCCCACACAGGGCGCTGCTGCCCACGCGGATTCCCGCGGACATCACCGGCAGCGTGGTCATTCTTGTCGACGATGTCTTGTACTCTGGCCGCACCATCCGGGCCGCTCTCGATTCGTTACGCGACATCGGGCGCCCCCAGGCCATCCAACTGGCGGTTCTCGTGGACCGGGGCCACCGAGAGCTGCCGATCCGCGCGGATTACGTCGGCAAGAATATCCCCACCGCAAAGGGGGAGGATGTCGTTGTCACCCTCGCCCCGATCGACGCGACGGACGCGGTGTCCCTGACCAGGCAGGAGACAGGTGCGTGA
- a CDS encoding YbjN domain-containing protein, which produces MSTNAPVTVDRIIAAASDQGISLVDDPTGRVARGRENDLDLLFVLLDSVLIVRADTSTEVPSNSAQAQFYLAANQINSGRPGPRAIVANRGDTLVMRAEAELPVTAGLTDEQLATALSEGVGSVVRTQDGFRALL; this is translated from the coding sequence ATGAGCACTAATGCGCCCGTTACGGTTGACCGCATCATTGCGGCCGCCTCAGACCAGGGCATCTCGCTTGTCGACGACCCCACTGGACGCGTCGCCCGCGGGCGCGAGAACGACCTCGATTTGCTGTTCGTTTTGCTCGATTCGGTGCTGATTGTTCGCGCCGACACGTCCACGGAGGTGCCGTCGAACTCCGCACAGGCGCAGTTCTATCTCGCCGCGAACCAGATCAACTCTGGCCGCCCGGGACCGCGGGCTATCGTTGCTAATCGGGGGGACACGCTGGTGATGCGCGCCGAGGCCGAGCTGCCGGTGACCGCCGGTCTCACCGACGAACAGCTCGCCACGGCTCTCAGCGAGGGGGTCGGATCCGTGGTTCGGACGCAGGACGGTTTCCGCGCCCTGCTCTAG